A window of Companilactobacillus allii genomic DNA:
GGCTCTGATGCTCAACAAGAAAGTCGTGTCTTGATGCTTTCAAGGAAGGCTAGAGGGGATGCCAATCCTATCTTGTTGATCGATGAGAATGATGTTACTGCTGGACATGCCGCTAGTGTTGGACGTGTCAATGAGGAACAGATGTATTATTTGATGAGTCGTGGAATTGATGAACCAACTGCACAACGTCTCGTTATTAGAGGATTTTTGAGTAGTGTTATTACTGAGATACCTGAAGAAGAGGTACGAGAGCGACTTACTCAAATGATCGAAAGGAAGCTAATCAATGGACAACAATGACTTCCCAATCCTTCATCAAAAAGTAAACGATGAAGATTTAGTATATCTTGATAATGCAGCCACAACTCAAAAGCCCAAGCAAGTTATTGAAGCAATGGAGAAATTTTATTACAACGATAACGCAAATGTTCACCGTGGCGTTCACACATTAGCTGAACGTTCAACAGAACAGTTTGAAGACGCAAGACAAAAGGTTCAAAAGTTTATTAATGCTAAATCTACTAAAGAAATTATTTTTACTAAAGGAACAACAGATTCATTGAATATGGTCGCTCAAAGTTTTGGCGAGAATATTCATGAAGGGGATGAAATAGTCATCTCCATTATGGAACATCACAGTAATCTGATACCTTGGCAACAATTGGCAATCAAGAAACATGCGACTTTGAAGTATATTGAATTGACTGATGATGGTCAACTTGACATGTCACAGGCAAAGAGTCTGATCAATGACCGTACCAAGATCGTCTCAGTGGCACATGTTTCAAATGTCTTAGGTGTGATCAATCCGGTTAAAGAATTGGCTAAATTGGCTCACAAACATGGAGCTGTCATGGTGGTTGATGGTGCACAATCTACACCTCACATGCCGATCGATGTACAGGATATGGATTGTGATTTCTTTGCCTTTTCTGGACATAAAATGCTATCCGAAACTGGAATCGGTGTTTTATATGGTAAAGAGAAGCTACTCGAGAAAATGACACCAGTTGAGTATGGCGGTGAAATGATAGAGTTTGTTAAGAAGTTTAGTACGACTTTTAATGACCTACCTTGGAAGTTTGAGGCCGGTACACCTAATATTGCTGGTGCTATCTCATTAGGATTTGCAATTGATTACTTGAACGGAATCGGAATGCAAAATATTTTTGATTATGAACAAAAAATCGTAAGTTATGTTTTACCTAAGCTTTTGGCTATCGATGGCATAGAAGTTTATGGACCTAAGGATCCTAAGCTACATACGGCAGTAATTTCATTTAACTTGTTGGGATTACACCCACATGACTTGGCTACTGGTCTGGATATGGAAGGCGTGGCAGTTCGCGCTGGACATCATTGTGCTCAACCATTGATGACATATTTAGGATTGTCAGCTACAGCACGTGCCAGCTTCTACTTTTATAATTCACTAGAAGACGCTGACAGACTTGTTGGAGCAATTAGGGCAACAAAGGAGTTCTTTAAACATGGCACTATCTAGAATGGACGATTTATATCGCCAAGTTATCTTGGATCATTCAGATAATCCTCATCATCACGGTGAGTTGTCGAATGCAAACAAAAGTATCGAATTGAAGAATCCTACTTGTGGGGATGTTTTGACACTTGACTTGGATATTGAAAATGATGTGATCAAGGATATGGCATTTGGAGGTTACGGCTGTACTATCAGTCAAGCTTCTGCCAGTATGATGACTGATGCAGTTATCGGCAAGAAGACTTCTGAGGCCGAACAAATGGTACAGACTTTTTCAAATATGATTATTGGTGAAGATGTTGATACTGATAGTCTAGAAGACGCTGCAGTTTTGGAGGGTGTCTCAAAATTTCCTGCTCGAATTAAGTGTGCAACACTAGCTTGGAAGGCACTTCATAAAGCTATGAATAAAAAGGATTCAGAATAGAGGATGTGAAATTATGCCAGAAACAGAAAATACTAAGAATAACGAAGATGCTGTCTCATCAGTTGAGGACTTAGGTTTGAGTGATGACTATGATTTCGGTTTTCACGATGACGTCAAACCAGTATTTACAACTGGTAGAGGTCTAACAGAAGATGTAGTTCGTGCTATTTCTAAGGA
This region includes:
- a CDS encoding cysteine desulfurase, producing the protein MDNNDFPILHQKVNDEDLVYLDNAATTQKPKQVIEAMEKFYYNDNANVHRGVHTLAERSTEQFEDARQKVQKFINAKSTKEIIFTKGTTDSLNMVAQSFGENIHEGDEIVISIMEHHSNLIPWQQLAIKKHATLKYIELTDDGQLDMSQAKSLINDRTKIVSVAHVSNVLGVINPVKELAKLAHKHGAVMVVDGAQSTPHMPIDVQDMDCDFFAFSGHKMLSETGIGVLYGKEKLLEKMTPVEYGGEMIEFVKKFSTTFNDLPWKFEAGTPNIAGAISLGFAIDYLNGIGMQNIFDYEQKIVSYVLPKLLAIDGIEVYGPKDPKLHTAVISFNLLGLHPHDLATGLDMEGVAVRAGHHCAQPLMTYLGLSATARASFYFYNSLEDADRLVGAIRATKEFFKHGTI
- the sufU gene encoding Fe-S cluster assembly sulfur transfer protein SufU, translated to MALSRMDDLYRQVILDHSDNPHHHGELSNANKSIELKNPTCGDVLTLDLDIENDVIKDMAFGGYGCTISQASASMMTDAVIGKKTSEAEQMVQTFSNMIIGEDVDTDSLEDAAVLEGVSKFPARIKCATLAWKALHKAMNKKDSE